A stretch of Arachis hypogaea cultivar Tifrunner chromosome 15, arahy.Tifrunner.gnm2.J5K5, whole genome shotgun sequence DNA encodes these proteins:
- the LOC112747848 gene encoding uncharacterized mitochondrial protein AtMg00310-like — translation MLDKMQGWKEKLLNQAGKEVLIKAVIQAIPVYAMNIIKFSKSFCKRIETAIARFWWTSNGKKRSIHWKSWVKMTRSKINGGLGFKDLECQNIAHLAKQAWRLLKEEDAIWVRTLKAIYYPNCNLWEAGVGRKGSWSIGNEAEVDIWEDNWTVGIGKLGRGGAGGIRKVSELIREGEGWDRNKIKEIFHGSVAELITKTPISLINKKDHLVWQHRKDG, via the coding sequence ATGCTGGACAAGATGCAAGGATGGAAAGAGAAGCTATTAAATCAAGCCGGAAAGGAGGTTTTGATAAAAGCAGTAATACAGGCGATTCCTGTCTATGCTATGAATATCATTAAATTTTCCAAATCCTTTTGTAAGAGAATTGAAACAGCAATAGCCAGATTCTGGTGGACAAGCAATGGTAAGAAAAGAAGCATTCACTGGAAGAGTTGGGTAAAAATGACAAGAAGCAAAATAAATGGAGGTTTGGGATTTAAGGATTTAGAATGCCAGAACATAGCACACCTAGCTAAACAAGCTTGGAGGTTGTTAAAAGAGGAGGATGCTATATGGGTTCGGACTCTAAAGGCCATTTATTACCCGAATTGCAACCTATGGGAGGCGGGAGTAGGTAGGAAAGGAAGTTGGAGTATAGGGAATGAAGCGGAGGTAGATATTTGGGAAGACAATTGGACGGTAGGGATAGGAAAATTGGGAAGAGGCGGAGCAGGAGGTATTAGAAAAGTGAGTGAGCTGATTAGAGAAGGGGAGGGTTGGGATAGGAACAAGATTAAAGAAATATTTCATGGAAGCGTAGCTGAACTAATAACTAAGACTCCTATTAGCCTGATCAACAAGAAGGATCACCTTGTTTGGCAGCACAGAAAGGATggatga